The proteins below are encoded in one region of Candidatus Thiodiazotropha sp. LNASS1:
- a CDS encoding response regulator has translation MSKPAVILLVDDSRMDVELTLDAFKEARLSNRIEVSYSGQQALDYLFGNEHFADRTKHPLPDLILLDLKMPGVDGFEVLQRIKGTPLIKRIPVVILTSSKEEGDRALSYDIGANSYLVKPVAFTGFVEVVRQIEDYWLTLNVGAPMTADEST, from the coding sequence ATGAGCAAACCCGCCGTAATCTTACTGGTTGACGACAGCCGGATGGATGTTGAACTGACCCTAGATGCGTTCAAGGAAGCGCGCCTTTCCAATCGTATTGAGGTCTCCTACAGCGGTCAGCAGGCGCTGGACTACCTGTTTGGCAACGAGCACTTCGCTGACCGTACCAAGCATCCCCTTCCCGACCTGATACTGCTCGATCTTAAGATGCCGGGTGTGGACGGTTTCGAGGTATTGCAGCGTATCAAGGGGACGCCCCTGATCAAACGCATACCGGTAGTCATTCTCACCTCTTCAAAGGAAGAGGGAGACCGAGCGCTTTCCTACGATATCGGCGCCAACTCCTACCTGGTCAAGCCTGTCGCCTTCACAGGGTTCGTCGAGGTGGTCCGTCAGATCGAAGACTATTGGCTGACACTCAATGTCGGGGCGCCAATGACCGCAGACGAATCCACCTGA